A region of Longimicrobiaceae bacterium DNA encodes the following proteins:
- a CDS encoding glycosyltransferase family 4 protein: MHQRSFNVLRLLAREFDVTAVCFYRRANRETREQLEASLAGLRQFAQVAAFPIPQEQSRARLVFDHVRSLVLRRVYTHYVHDSAAVRSHLAELLRTNRFDIVHVDSLDLSRFLPLFEGVPVVCTHHNVESDLLRRRAAMETDLLRRWYVGLQARLAREEEQTWCGRVALNVAVSPVDRDLFARIVPEARFVVVPNGVDTREFRPGDGPQRGVVFVGGYGWLPNRDSMEYFASDILPRIAGATAPVEVTWVGPAPVEACREYRERHGIELTGYVDDIRPYVQRAACYVVPLRVGGGTRLKILDAWAMGKAVVSTSVGCEGLDARDGENILVRDDPADFAAAVQRVLEDEALRTRLGEGARRTAEVVYDWDVIGESMTAKYRALLPAPVAPSVASGAA; this comes from the coding sequence GTGCACCAGCGCTCGTTCAACGTCCTGCGGCTCCTGGCGCGGGAGTTCGACGTCACGGCGGTCTGCTTCTACCGCAGGGCGAACCGGGAGACCCGGGAGCAGCTCGAAGCTTCGCTTGCCGGCCTGCGACAGTTCGCGCAGGTCGCCGCGTTTCCCATCCCGCAGGAGCAGAGCAGGGCGCGCCTGGTCTTCGACCACGTGCGCAGCCTTGTTCTGCGCCGCGTCTATACCCATTACGTGCACGACTCGGCGGCGGTGCGGAGCCACCTGGCCGAGCTCCTCCGGACCAACCGGTTCGACATCGTCCACGTGGACAGCCTGGACCTCTCGCGGTTCCTCCCGCTCTTCGAGGGAGTTCCCGTGGTCTGCACACACCACAACGTGGAGTCGGACCTGCTGCGCCGCCGTGCCGCGATGGAAACGGACCTGCTCCGCAGGTGGTACGTCGGGCTCCAGGCCCGCCTCGCGCGTGAAGAGGAACAGACCTGGTGCGGCCGGGTCGCGCTGAACGTGGCGGTCTCACCTGTCGACCGCGACCTGTTCGCCAGGATTGTTCCCGAAGCGCGATTCGTCGTGGTGCCGAACGGAGTCGACACGCGCGAGTTTCGGCCTGGCGACGGTCCCCAGCGGGGTGTGGTCTTCGTTGGAGGATATGGCTGGCTCCCGAACCGGGACTCGATGGAGTACTTCGCCTCGGACATCCTGCCGCGGATAGCGGGGGCAACCGCACCGGTGGAGGTGACCTGGGTAGGCCCTGCCCCCGTGGAGGCGTGCCGGGAATACAGGGAGCGGCATGGCATCGAGCTGACCGGGTACGTGGATGACATCCGCCCCTACGTGCAACGCGCAGCTTGCTACGTGGTGCCGCTCCGCGTCGGCGGGGGGACCCGCCTCAAGATCCTGGACGCCTGGGCCATGGGGAAGGCGGTCGTCAGCACCTCCGTCGGGTGCGAGGGGCTGGACGCCCGCGACGGCGAGAACATCCTCGTCCGCGACGACCCGGCCGACTTCGCCGCGGCGGTGCAGCGGGTGCTGGAAGACGAGGCCCTCCGCACCCGCCTGGGGGAGGGCGCCCGGCGCACGGCGGAGGTGGTTTACGATTGGGACGTGATCGGCGAATCCATGACAGCGAAGTACCGGGCGCTGCTCCCGGCGCCAGTGGCGCCGAGCGTGGCATCCGGGGCGGCGTAG
- a CDS encoding glycosyltransferase — MQRISVVMPVRDCWHYLQETLDPVLAAVREYGNAELIIVDNGSTDGTYERLQERYGSAAAIYRLEGGTISAVRNLGAARSGGEYLCFLDADCLVEPTYLHSVRRAFELSGADAVGCRYALPPAPHWIEATWHELHASCADGDVHLLPAGNFAIRASAFRQVGGFDEALYTGEDAEICQRLLHRGFRIYQSHLVSAMHLGNPKTIRRFFRRDVWYALGMFGTVTLRSVDKPTAMMLLHLTATAAAVIAWAAVPLSGAAGVGLVVLSQLIAPSLTVAYRMSRGRRPRTHAGTSVQLLGRALFLYWVYYWARLKALQIIVLGGAGAYRK, encoded by the coding sequence ATGCAGCGAATATCGGTGGTAATGCCGGTGCGCGATTGCTGGCACTACCTGCAGGAGACGCTCGACCCCGTGCTCGCGGCAGTGCGGGAGTACGGCAATGCCGAGCTGATCATCGTGGACAACGGCTCCACCGACGGCACGTACGAGCGCCTCCAGGAGCGGTACGGGTCCGCGGCGGCGATCTACCGGCTGGAGGGAGGGACCATCTCCGCGGTCCGGAACCTGGGGGCGGCCCGGTCCGGCGGAGAGTATCTCTGCTTCCTCGATGCAGACTGCCTGGTGGAGCCCACCTACCTTCACTCGGTCCGGCGGGCGTTCGAGCTGAGCGGAGCAGATGCGGTGGGGTGCCGGTACGCCCTCCCGCCGGCGCCGCACTGGATCGAGGCCACCTGGCACGAGCTGCACGCGAGCTGCGCCGACGGAGACGTCCACCTGCTTCCCGCGGGGAACTTCGCCATCCGCGCATCTGCGTTCCGGCAGGTCGGCGGCTTCGACGAAGCGCTGTACACGGGCGAGGACGCGGAGATCTGCCAGAGGCTTCTGCATCGCGGCTTCCGGATCTACCAGTCACACCTGGTCTCGGCGATGCACCTGGGGAACCCCAAGACCATCCGGCGGTTCTTCCGCCGCGACGTCTGGTACGCCCTGGGGATGTTCGGGACCGTGACCCTGCGCTCCGTCGACAAGCCCACCGCGATGATGCTGCTCCACCTGACGGCGACCGCTGCGGCGGTGATCGCCTGGGCCGCGGTCCCCCTCTCCGGGGCGGCGGGGGTGGGGCTGGTCGTGCTCTCGCAGCTGATCGCACCGTCGCTGACAGTCGCCTACAGGATGTCACGGGGGCGCAGACCGCGGACCCACGCAGGCACGAGCGTCCAGCTCCTGGGACGTGCTCTTTTCCTGTACTGGGTCTACTACTGGGCGAGGCTGAAGGCGCTCCAGATCATCGTACTCGGGGGGGCGGGGGCGTACCGGAAGTGA